Sequence from the Pontibacter pudoricolor genome:
AGATTCTTACCTGGCCGAAAGCGCTGATTTTGTGCTGAATGCCAATGTAGAACGCGAAGCATGCCCCAATAATCTTGCCCCTACTACCAGTACAACAGCTGCCCTTGCCCTTGGCGATGCGCTGGCCGTTTGCCTGCTGGAAGCCCGCGGTTTCAGCAGTGCCGATTTTGCACGCCTGCACCCGGGTGGCTCGCTGGGTAAACGTCTTTACTTAAAAGTAGAAGATATTTACAAGCAGAACCAGGCACCTAAGGTTACAGAGAACGCATCATTACGACAGGTTATTATCGAGATTTCTTCTAAAAGGCTGGGTGCTACGGCTGTAGTAAAAGAAAATTCAGATGAACTCGTTGGTATCATAACCGATGGCGACTTACGTCGTATGTTGGACAAATATGAATCAACAGAAGGTATAATTGCCACTGATATCATGACCGCCTCTCCGCTAACTATAGAACCGGACCACTACGCTGCCGAAGCGATGGCCATTATGCAGGAGAAAAATATAACACAACTAATTGTAACCGACTCCGGAAAATTTGAAGGTTTTGTGCACCTGCACGACCTCCTGAAAGAAGGACTTGTATAAAAACTACCCATGAACAACAACACCTATGTGGTGATAATGGCAGGCGGCATTGGAAGCCGTTTCTGGCCAATCAGCCGTACTAATTACCCAAAGCAGTTCCATGATGTGCTGGGTATAGGCGAAACCATGCTTCAGATGACCATGAAGCGTTTTGAGCAGATCTGCCCGACCGAAAATATTTTTATAGTTACCAACAAAGACTATGAGCAACTGGTAAAAGAGCAGCTGCCACAGCTCAGCGATAACCAAATTCTGCTGGAGCCGGTGGGGCGAAACACGGCACCTTGTATTGCTTACGCCTCTTACAAAATTGCCCAGATCAACCCAAATGCCAACCTTATTGTTGCGCCATCGGACCACGTGGTACTGAAGCAGGAAGCCTTTAACCAGGTAATAAATACCGCTTTGGAGGCCGCCGCTGCCGATGATGTGCTCATAACGCTGGGCATTACCCCAAGCCGGCCTGATACCGGTTATGGTTACATTCAGTTTATTGCCGATGGTGATCAGCCTATTAAAAAGGTAAAAACATTTACCGAGAAGCCTAACCTGGAGCTTGCGCAGATGTTCCTCAACAGTGGTGACTTTGTGTGGAATTCCGGTATTTTCGTCTGGAGTGTAAATAGTATCCTGAACGCGTTCCGCCAGCACTTATCCGAAATTTCGGAGATCTTTGAAGAAGGCAACACGCAATACAA
This genomic interval carries:
- a CDS encoding KpsF/GutQ family sugar-phosphate isomerase, with translation MNLINNITQIAKKVLLSEAEAIARLADFIDEDFQNCVEAILDIKGRVVVTGIGKSANIAQKIVATLNSTGTPALFMHAADAIHGDLGMIQPEDFVICISKSGNTPEIKVLVPLLKRKGSKLVALVSSIDSYLAESADFVLNANVEREACPNNLAPTTSTTAALALGDALAVCLLEARGFSSADFARLHPGGSLGKRLYLKVEDIYKQNQAPKVTENASLRQVIIEISSKRLGATAVVKENSDELVGIITDGDLRRMLDKYESTEGIIATDIMTASPLTIEPDHYAAEAMAIMQEKNITQLIVTDSGKFEGFVHLHDLLKEGLV
- a CDS encoding mannose-1-phosphate guanylyltransferase is translated as MNNNTYVVIMAGGIGSRFWPISRTNYPKQFHDVLGIGETMLQMTMKRFEQICPTENIFIVTNKDYEQLVKEQLPQLSDNQILLEPVGRNTAPCIAYASYKIAQINPNANLIVAPSDHVVLKQEAFNQVINTALEAAAADDVLITLGITPSRPDTGYGYIQFIADGDQPIKKVKTFTEKPNLELAQMFLNSGDFVWNSGIFVWSVNSILNAFRQHLSEISEIFEEGNTQYNTDQESNFIVKAYSHCRNISIDYGIMEKVDNVYVVLADIGWSDLGTWNSLYTISHKDEQANVVDGDIMLYDTKNCIIKTPKNRLVVVQGLEGYIIAEHDNVLMICKLDEEQKVKDFTADAKYKKGQNYI